In Rhodococcus pseudokoreensis, the DNA window CCGAGCCCCAGCAGGATGCCGAGCGAGAGAACCGCCCGCACGCGGACGCTGACGGACGGGAGACTATGCGTCATCGCGGACTTTCTCCCGGCGACCGTCGCGGACCCCGCTGAGGAACATGTAGGCGGCGTAGCCGAACAACCCGGTCACCACGGCGCCCAGGATCCAGGTGCGCTGCTGACCGGTGAGCCAGCTGTTGACGTGCCCGAGGTAGGGGACGGAGTACCACACCCGTCCTCGGATCTGTTCGCCCCGAACGGGTTTCTCGTCCGGCGTGCGGTTGGCGTCGCCCTGCGTGAGGAAGGTGCGCTCGCCGATCGTGTTCTGCTCGACCGCGACGATGCGGTGCGTGACGACGGCGGGCCGTCCGGACTCGATCTGGTAGGTGATCGCCGTTCCGACCCCGAGTGTGCCGGGGTCGGCAGGTGTGACGACCAGCAGTGTCCCCGGCGGATACGTGGGGGTCATGGAGCCGGTCAGCACCGTGAATCGCTGAGCGCCCGCGACCATCGGGATCAGGATCGTCACGACGAGGATCGCGCACATCGTGAGCAGGAGAACCCAGCTCGCGATGGTGCGCACCCACCAGAGGGGTCCGGTGTGGTCGGTGCCGGGAGGAGTGGTCGTGGTGTCCATCAGGAGTTCGCCGTGAAGTGGAAGGTGACGGTGGAGGATTGGGCGACGTCGAATCCGTCGGCGAGGCTGCCGACCGTCGCTCTAAGGCACCACGTCGACTTCGCTCCCGGTGCGAGTGCGGGCGCCCATCCGGTGGTAGGCGCTGCGGCGCCGTTCATGGCGCCGTCGTAGATCAGGGCCCCGCCGGTGGGCGCCCCCGTCGACGGACAGGACGCAGGGTTCAACCACACGGCAAGTCGCAACGGGACGTTCGTGGTCGTCGTGGTCTGAGACACGGAATCCAATCGGTAGTTCATGTCCACCGAGCCCGCATTGGCGACGGTGAGGGGTTGCTGCACCGCCGCGTTCTGCGTGAGATTCGTTCCGCCGAACGCGCTCAGCTTGTAAGCCGCGGACTGGGAACTCGCGTCACCGACGGCAAGCGCGAGGGTGCCGGATCGGATGGTGGCGTTGCTGATCGGTGTGCTGTCGTGCCACACGGCGCCGGTCTGCTGTGCGGAGACGAGAATCAGCACCCCGACCGACGCCGTGGCGAGTGCCCACCAGCGAAGACGTGTCATCGACGGTGACGGTTCTACCGCGTGTTCTGCTGCAGGACGAGTTTCATCGCCGACAGGTTGACGGCGGAATTCTGCGCTTCGCCGCCGTTGCCGACGCCGTCGCCGGTCGCGTTCTGGAAGTGCAGACGGACCTTCACCTGGATGGCGGCGTTGTCGTCGGCCGAGGTGATGGTGTTCGCGGCGATCGGGGCGCCCCCGACCGTGGCCGTCACGGTCTTGTCGAGACGGGCTATCAGTGCGGCGTCGCCACTGATGGTCGACGTGTCGGCGGTCAGGGTGGCCTGCAGGTTGTCGCCCGACGCGGTGATGGTGGAATCGCAGGTGTATTCGAGGGTGTCGCCGGGGACCAGCAGGAACTGGGTGATGTCGGCGATCGGTCCACCGGTGGTGGCGTCGGGGCTGACATCCGACCATCCGGCGCCGCCCGCCGCGCAGTCGTCCAGCGCGAGGGTGCCCGACTGGATCTCGGCGTTGCCGCCGATGTCCGTCTCGTCGTGCCAGTACGCGAGGCTGCCTGCCCCGCCGAGAAGGAGGAGTGCGCCTGCGCCTGCGGCGAGCGCAGCTTTGGTCTGCTTGTTCATGGCGTGTCATTTCTGGGGGCGGGGAAAGGAGGTGGCACATCTCGATGCCGTACCAACTATCCCGGCCGGTCGGTTTCTTGTTACCTCCTCGAATGTATTGTTGCCATCTCGCGATCTTCGGAACGCCGAAGAATTATTCGGCGGCCCGAAGGCTGCAGGCACCCGAGGTCTCGGTAACTGGATCAATCCAATTGTGCATGTGTACCAGGGAATTGAACCGTCAGCTGTGTGCGCGGTCGAACGGATCCGACGTGCGGCCGACCAGGTCGGCGACCGATTTGAGCACCGCAGTGGGGCGGTAGGGGAACAGTTCCACCGAATCCCGCGTCGAGATTCCGGTGAGGACGAGGATGGTCTGCAGCCCGGCCTCGAGTCCGCAGACGATGTCGGTGTCCATGCGGTCACCGATCATCAGCGTGTTCGCGGAATGTGCGCCGATGGCTCGCAGGGCCGAGCGCATCATCAGCGCGTTCGGCTTGCCCACGTAGTACGGGTCGCGGCCGGTGGCCCTGCTGATCAGTGCCGCAACGGATCCCGTGGCCGGAAGGGAACCCTCGCGCGACGGTCCGGTGGGGTCCGGGTTGGTGGCGATGAAACGAGCGCCTTTCTCCACCAAACGAATTGCGGTGGTGATGGCCTCGAATGAGTAGGTGCGGGTTTCGCCGAGGACCACGTAGTCGGGATCGTTCTCGGTGAGGACGTATCCGATGTCGTGCAGTGCGGTGGTGAGCCCGGATTCGCCGACGACGTAGGCGCTGCCGCCGGGGCGCTGGTTCGCCAGGAACGTCGCGGTGGCCAGGGCGGACGTCCAGATCGATTCCTCGGGAATGTCGAGGCCGGTGCGGAGCAGCCGGGCGCGGAGATCGCGCGGTGTCCTGATGGAATTGTTGGTCAGGACGATGAACGGGGTTCCGGACTCCCGGAGTTCGGCCAGGAACAGGTCGGCGCCGGGGACCAGATGCTCTTCGTGGACGAGAACGCCGTCCATGTCCATGAGATAGGTCCAGCCCGGGTGCTCTACTTCGTTGCTCACCGACTCAGTATGGGGGAGCGGGAGGGTGCATGCGCGACTATGCGAGCAGCCGGAACAGGCCGATGAGACCGACGACGACGATGGTTCCCCGCAGTGCGGTGGGGGACAGGCGGCGGCCGTAGCGGGCGCCGAGGACGCCGCCGATCAGCGAGCCCACCGCGATGAGGCCGGCGGCTGCCCAGCTGATCCGGTCGAAGGCCACGAGGGTGTAGGCGGTCGCGGCGACGACGTTGACGATGAGCGACAGCAGATTCTTCGCGCCGTTCATCCGTTGCAGGCTCTCCGGCAGGATCGCGCCCATCACGCCCATCAGCAGAATGCCCTGCGCAGCGGTGAAGTATCCGCCGTACACGCCGACGGCGAACGTGCCGACGGTCAGCAGGGTGAGCCGCGTCGTGCTCAGGCCGGCCTCGTGGCTGCCGCGCTGCTTCGCCCAGGCCTGGATCCTCGGCTGCAGCACCACCAGGATCAGGGCGAGGATCAGCAGTACCGGGACGACGAGTTCGAACACCGTTTCGGGGAGGTGCAGCAACAGCCACGAGCCGAGAACCGCACCGCACAGAGACGCCGGGATCTGCCACCGCAGCCGCGGTCCCTGCCCGGCCAGCTCCCGCCGGTACCCCCACGTGCCGGACACGCCACCGGCGACCAGGCCGATCGCGTTCGACATCGTGGCGGTCACCGGAGGGAACCCGAAAGCCACCAGGGTGGGGAAGGTGATGAGCGTGCCGCTGCCGACGATGGCGTTGATCGCTCCCGCGCCGACGCCGGCAACCAGGATCGCGATGACTTCGAGTGGTGTCACCGAGGCGACGTTACAAGGGCCTCGGACCGCCCGGCAGCCGGGTCAGGCGACGGTGCCGATACGCGACTGCCCGTCCCATCCAACCGCATCCCCGGCCACTTGTCAGCACTTCTGCGCACGGTGATTCTTGCGTTCGCTCGGCACCATTTCCCCTGTGGTGCAGGGAAATACCCCGTGTTGACGACCTCCGGGAATGCAGCTAGTGTTCGCTTCAACCATCCAGAGCGACCGAGAGACCTGGCTCGTTGACGTCGCAGCAACCCTTCCGAATCATTCGGGTGCGGGTGCTACCGCCAGGATCGATGGAAGGCAGCACATGAACTACCCCGCGCGCCCCGCGTGGCGCAGACGGCACATCGACCTGTGCCGTACCACCTCCTGCCACTGTTGACGAGGTCTCACAGCACGCTCACCGGGTAAAACGCCAGGTGAGCGCCTGATGCGCGCCCGCATCCCGTGGAAGACGCGCCCTCCTCCCCATCCCGTTTCCAGGTGAAAGGCCGCCTCCGTGATGTCTGTTCCCAGTGGTGAGCGAGCGTGAGCGCCCCCGTCCGGGCGCGTTCGGCCGCGCCCCTCGATTCCGAACCCTTCGGCGCCGGTGACCGCGCCGGGGACGCCGCGCTCGAGGTCGCGCGGCGGTGGCACCCGTGGCGGTGGGTGGTCAGCGCCGCCGTGCTGGTGCTGCTCGCCCAGTTCGTCCACGGCCTCGCCACCAACCCGGGGTGGGACTGGGCGACGTTCGCCAAGTACTTCACCGCCGGGTCCGTGCTGCAGGCGCTGTGGATGACGGTGAAGCTGACCCTGTGGGGGACGGTCCTCGGATTCGCGCTCGGTGTGGTGCTGGCGGTCGGCCGCCTGTCGCACAACCCGGTGCTGCAGGTGATCGCCTGGGTGTACATCTGGGCGTTCCGGTCGATCCCGCTGATCGTGCAACTCCTGTTCTGGTTCAACATCACGTACCTGTATCAGACTCTGTCGCTGGGTATTCCGTTCGGACCGGGCTTCTTCACGTTCGAGGTCAACGGCGTCATCAGCGGCTTCACCGCCGCCGTCATCGGTCTGGCGCTGCACCAGGCCGCGTACTCCGCCGAGATCATCCGCTCCGGCATCATCTCGGTGGACCACGGGCAGATCGAGGCGGCGCAGTCACTGGGCATTCCGCGTCGTCGCCAGTTCTTCAAGATCGTTCTGCCCCAGGCGATGCGCGGTATCCTGCCGAACGCCGCAAACGAGGTGATCAGCCTGTTCAAGGGCACGTCGATCGTGTCGACCATGGCGATCGCGGAACTGTTCTACCAGGTTCAGGTGATCTTCGGCCGCAACGGTCGCGTCGTGCCCCTGCTGATGGTCGCGACCATCTGGTACATCATCCTGACCACGCTGTTGTCGATCGGTCAGTACTACGTCGAGCGGCACTACGCGCGCGGATCGGCTCGGGCGCTGCCCCCGACTCCGTGGCAGAAGGTCACCCGGAAATTCGCCGAGATCCGCGACGCCGGCGTCTCCGTACCGAGAGGGGCCACGAAATGACCACCGACATCCAGCAGGCGGAGTTCGCGGTGGAGGTCCGCGGAGTCCACAAGTCCTTCGGCGCACTCGACGTCCTCCAGGGTGTGGACCTGCTGGTCCGCAAGGGTGAGGTGACGGTGATCCTGGGCCCGTCGGGTTCCGGCAAGTCCACGCTGCTGCGCACGCTCAACCACCTGGAGAAGGTCGACCGGGGCACCATCCGGATCGACGGCGACCTCATCGGCTACCGGCGCAAGGGCAACAAGCTCCACGAACTGCGGGAACGCGACATCCTGAGGCAGCGGTCCCGGATCGGATTCGTGTTCCAGAACTTCAACCTGTTCCCCCACCTCACGGTGCTGGAGAACGTGGTCGAGGCACCGGTGTCGGCGCAGGGCCGCGACCGGGCCGAGGTCGAGGCCGAGGCGATCGCACTGCTGGAACGGGTCGGCGTGGGTGACAAGGCCCACGAGTACCCGCGGCAACTGTCCGGCGGCCAGCAGCAGCGGGTCGCGATCGCCCGGGCTCTCGCGTTGCGCCCGGCCGTGATCCTGTTCGACGAGCCCACGTCGGCGCTCGACCCCGAACTGGTCGGTGAGGTCCTCGCCGTCATCAAACAACTGGCACGCGACGGCGCCACCCTCGTCATCGTCACCCACGAGGTGGGTTTCGCGCGGGAGGTCGCCGACACGGCCGTCTTCATGGACGGCGGCGTCGTCGTGGAGCAGGGCCCGCCCGCGCAGGTCATCGACGACCCGCAGCACGACCGCACCAAAGCCTTCCTCTCCCGAGTTCTCTGACCTCCACACTCCGGTGTGGATCCCCGAAAGGCATACATGTCCACCGCACGGTTCCGTAAGAAGATTCTGGCCTCGGCCGTCACCACCGTCGCTCTCCTCGCCGCCGCGTGCGGTGGCGGCGACGTCGAGGACGAGGGGGCGGGGCCGACCTCCGCCGCCGGCTACAACCTCACCGCGGATCAGAATCGCGTCACCACCGACGAGGTCGAGTCGATCGCCGCGAAGGTTCCCCAGCAGATCCGCGACCGCGGCACGCTCATCGTGACGGGCAGCGCCGGTTCTGCTCCGCCGCTGCGTTTCTACGCCGACGACGACAAGACGCTCATCGGCTCGGAGACCGACTTCGCATACCTGATCGGCGACGTTCTCGGTCTGAAGGTCGACCTCCAGGCGGCGGACTGGGCGCAGAACTTCGTCCGGATCGATTCGGGGGAGGCCGACGCGTTCATCTCCAACGTCACCGTCACCGAGGAGCGGAAGGAGAAGTACGACTTCTCGACGTACCGCCTCGACACGGTCGCGTTCGAGACGAAGAAGGACAGCGGAATCCAGATCAAGGAACCCAAGGACGTCGCGGGCCTGAAGATCGCGGTCTCCTCCGGCACCAATCAGGAAGCGCTGCTGGTGAAGTGGAGCGAGCAGAACGTCGCGGCCGGCCTCGAACCCACCGACATCACCTATTACCAGAACGCCACCGACTACTACCTGCCCCTCGCGTCGGGCCGCATCGATGCCTACTTCGGGCCCAACCCGTCGTCGTCGTTCCACGTGGCACAGGCCGGGGAGACCGAGATCGCCGGAACGTTCTCGGGCGCGGGCGACGCGCTCCAGGGTGAGATCGCCGTGCTCACCAAGAAGGACAACGGGCTGATCACCGCAGTCAACGAGGCCATCAACCACGTCATCGAGAACGGCATGTACGCAGAGGTTCTCGACCGTTGGAACATCGCGAACGAGGCCGTGAACACGTCGGTCGTCAACCCGCCCGGGCTCCCGAAGACCAGCTGACAAGGAGGAACCGTGAGCGAGAGGACCGACCCCGTGCAGACCGTGTTCGTCGATCAGACCGATCCACTGGCCGCGCCGCTGCTCGAAGAACTGGCGACCGAATACAGCACTCGGTACGGGCGCTCCCGGGACCAGATGTACGAGGACCTCAGCACGTATCCGGCGGAGGAGTTCGCCGCGCCGGGTGGCGCGCTGCTCGTCGTGGTCGAGGACGGGACGTCGGTGGCGGGCGGGGCCTTCCGCCGCTACGACGACACGACCGCGGAACTCAAGCGGATCTGGACCTCGTCCTCGCACCGCAGACGCGGACTCGGGCGCATCGTGCTGCGGGAACTCGAGGCGGAGATCGTCCGGGCCGGTTACTCACGCATCTTCCTCACCACCGGGCCGCGGCAGCCCGAGGCGGTGGCCCTGTACCTGGCCGCGGGGTACACGGCACTGTTCGATCGTTCCCTCCCACCGCAGGACATCGGAATCCACGGATTCGAGAAGCTCCTGCACACCGCCCTGCCTTCCGATTGCGCCGCAAAGGAGTACGAGTCCGTATGAAGTTTCTGCTGATGAGCCTGATCACTCACCAACCGGACCCGGTGACCGGGGAGAAGATCGGCACCGCGGCCAGGCTGCGGGAGGTCGTGGACTCTGCCGTCCTCGCCGAGCAACTGGGGTACGACGGTTTCGCGGTGGGCGAGCGCCACGAACATCCCTTCCTGTCCTCGTCACCGCCCGTGGTGCTCGGCGCCATCGCGGCGCGGACCAGCACCCTGCAGTTGTGGACCGCGGTGACCACGCTGAGCCTGCTCGACCCGGTCCGTGCGTTCGAGGACTACTCGACGCTCGACAACCTGTCGGGTGGCCGGCTGCAGCTCATCATCGGCAAGGGGAACGGCACCGCGCAGGCACAGCTGTTCCACGTCACACCGGACGACCAGTGGGACCGCAACCGCGAAGGGTACGAGCTGTTCCGGCAGTTGTGGGAGAGCGAGGACGTCACCTGGGAAGGCGCGTTCCGGCCGTCGCTCGAGCACGCCGTCGTCCTGCCACGGCCGCTGCAGCCGCGGATCCGGATCTGGCACGGCAGTGCGACGAGCAAGG includes these proteins:
- a CDS encoding signal peptidase I, which encodes MDTTTTPPGTDHTGPLWWVRTIASWVLLLTMCAILVVTILIPMVAGAQRFTVLTGSMTPTYPPGTLLVVTPADPGTLGVGTAITYQIESGRPAVVTHRIVAVEQNTIGERTFLTQGDANRTPDEKPVRGEQIRGRVWYSVPYLGHVNSWLTGQQRTWILGAVVTGLFGYAAYMFLSGVRDGRREKVRDDA
- a CDS encoding alternate-type signal peptide domain-containing protein, with translation MNKQTKAALAAGAGALLLLGGAGSLAYWHDETDIGGNAEIQSGTLALDDCAAGGAGWSDVSPDATTGGPIADITQFLLVPGDTLEYTCDSTITASGDNLQATLTADTSTISGDAALIARLDKTVTATVGGAPIAANTITSADDNAAIQVKVRLHFQNATGDGVGNGGEAQNSAVNLSAMKLVLQQNTR
- a CDS encoding HAD-IIA family hydrolase; translated protein: MDMDGVLVHEEHLVPGADLFLAELRESGTPFIVLTNNSIRTPRDLRARLLRTGLDIPEESIWTSALATATFLANQRPGGSAYVVGESGLTTALHDIGYVLTENDPDYVVLGETRTYSFEAITTAIRLVEKGARFIATNPDPTGPSREGSLPATGSVAALISRATGRDPYYVGKPNALMMRSALRAIGAHSANTLMIGDRMDTDIVCGLEAGLQTILVLTGISTRDSVELFPYRPTAVLKSVADLVGRTSDPFDRAHS
- a CDS encoding sulfite exporter TauE/SafE family protein, with the translated sequence MTPLEVIAILVAGVGAGAINAIVGSGTLITFPTLVAFGFPPVTATMSNAIGLVAGGVSGTWGYRRELAGQGPRLRWQIPASLCGAVLGSWLLLHLPETVFELVVPVLLILALILVVLQPRIQAWAKQRGSHEAGLSTTRLTLLTVGTFAVGVYGGYFTAAQGILLMGVMGAILPESLQRMNGAKNLLSLIVNVVAATAYTLVAFDRISWAAAGLIAVGSLIGGVLGARYGRRLSPTALRGTIVVVGLIGLFRLLA
- a CDS encoding putative leader peptide, whose translation is MNYPARPAWRRRHIDLCRTTSCHC
- a CDS encoding amino acid ABC transporter permease encodes the protein MVSAAVLVLLAQFVHGLATNPGWDWATFAKYFTAGSVLQALWMTVKLTLWGTVLGFALGVVLAVGRLSHNPVLQVIAWVYIWAFRSIPLIVQLLFWFNITYLYQTLSLGIPFGPGFFTFEVNGVISGFTAAVIGLALHQAAYSAEIIRSGIISVDHGQIEAAQSLGIPRRRQFFKIVLPQAMRGILPNAANEVISLFKGTSIVSTMAIAELFYQVQVIFGRNGRVVPLLMVATIWYIILTTLLSIGQYYVERHYARGSARALPPTPWQKVTRKFAEIRDAGVSVPRGATK
- a CDS encoding amino acid ABC transporter ATP-binding protein — encoded protein: MTTDIQQAEFAVEVRGVHKSFGALDVLQGVDLLVRKGEVTVILGPSGSGKSTLLRTLNHLEKVDRGTIRIDGDLIGYRRKGNKLHELRERDILRQRSRIGFVFQNFNLFPHLTVLENVVEAPVSAQGRDRAEVEAEAIALLERVGVGDKAHEYPRQLSGGQQQRVAIARALALRPAVILFDEPTSALDPELVGEVLAVIKQLARDGATLVIVTHEVGFAREVADTAVFMDGGVVVEQGPPAQVIDDPQHDRTKAFLSRVL
- a CDS encoding ABC transporter substrate-binding protein is translated as MSTARFRKKILASAVTTVALLAAACGGGDVEDEGAGPTSAAGYNLTADQNRVTTDEVESIAAKVPQQIRDRGTLIVTGSAGSAPPLRFYADDDKTLIGSETDFAYLIGDVLGLKVDLQAADWAQNFVRIDSGEADAFISNVTVTEERKEKYDFSTYRLDTVAFETKKDSGIQIKEPKDVAGLKIAVSSGTNQEALLVKWSEQNVAAGLEPTDITYYQNATDYYLPLASGRIDAYFGPNPSSSFHVAQAGETEIAGTFSGAGDALQGEIAVLTKKDNGLITAVNEAINHVIENGMYAEVLDRWNIANEAVNTSVVNPPGLPKTS
- a CDS encoding GNAT family N-acetyltransferase; the encoded protein is MSERTDPVQTVFVDQTDPLAAPLLEELATEYSTRYGRSRDQMYEDLSTYPAEEFAAPGGALLVVVEDGTSVAGGAFRRYDDTTAELKRIWTSSSHRRRGLGRIVLRELEAEIVRAGYSRIFLTTGPRQPEAVALYLAAGYTALFDRSLPPQDIGIHGFEKLLHTALPSDCAAKEYESV
- a CDS encoding LLM class flavin-dependent oxidoreductase, with the translated sequence MKFLLMSLITHQPDPVTGEKIGTAARLREVVDSAVLAEQLGYDGFAVGERHEHPFLSSSPPVVLGAIAARTSTLQLWTAVTTLSLLDPVRAFEDYSTLDNLSGGRLQLIIGKGNGTAQAQLFHVTPDDQWDRNREGYELFRQLWESEDVTWEGAFRPSLEHAVVLPRPLQPRIRIWHGSATSKESVDLAARYGDPIFSANVTYPIDSYAELVRHYRERWAHYGHDPAGALVGAGTAGFYVTPNSQDALDVWRPIHAARLDFARRAGLPVVFETLEDFVDRSSALIGSPQQVIDKVQRYHEQFGHEVIHLSADRVGSDKQHRESLELFQAEVAPALRETIPSRPLAADTEERQA